The DNA region ATACACCAAAAGAGATAGCGCTGTCCTTGATCTTCGAGAGCATAATTCTCGGTTCTGTGGGGTTACTAATCGGACTGCCAATAGCATACTCTACAGCCTACGGATTTTTCACATCCTTTGAGAGTGAACTATACTATCTTCCAATGGTCATATATCCAAGAACATACATTTTGACCGTGGTCGCAGTCTTTTTGGTGGTTTTTCTGGCTTTGATTCCTTCAATTAGGCGTGTGTCCAGAATGGATATCTCAAAGGTAACGAAAGAGATTGTAAGCTGAGTTTATTTCTCCCTGTGCAGTTCAATTATCTCAACGGCTTTTCCTGCCGTCCATGCAACGACATTTGAACAGTACTCCATCATGTTGCTGTTTACAGCCTCATTAAACTCCTTCGGATCCCAGAGGTTGAACGATCTTCCCATGAGCTTTTTCTGCACGTCCTGGCATCTGCAACTACCGAACTCCCGAACATACTCGTCATGCAACTCCTTTACAAGCCTGTAGGCTTTCATTGCCCTGAACATGTCGCCAAAATTCTCCCTCTCCCTCGGAAAGAGATAGCTGATCACCATCGATGCTCCGACCAGTGCACCACAGCTGCCATCTCCTGTTAGTCCGAGACCATCTGCAAGACCAGTCCCAGCTCTGAAAACGCTTTCACTCCAAATTCCGAGGCTATCGAAAATTGCAGCAATTGTGCTCTGGGCACAGCCGGTATTTCTCATTTCATACTCCTTCCCGAGTGTGGAGGCAACATCTCTTTTTGATGTCATGGAAAAAGTATTTTATTATTTTTTGTTAAAGTTTTTCCTTCAAACCTGGGACAGATAGTAGGATAACACCAGATGTGCCATCACACCAGTAAGCACGGAAACACCCAGATTTTCCCATTTTCTGTAGGTCGCAAACACAAAAGCCAAGGCCACAATGCCTGTCACCTCCTTTTTCGCCTCAATCGGAAAAGACACGAAAGAAGTGACGAATAGCGCCGAAAGTATGGCCGTTGACGAGTGCACGATCAAATCCCTGTCGAATCCTCTGAGTCTTTCACCAAAAATCATCGGCAAAAATCTTGTCAGGTACGTACCGACTGCAACCAGTATTACTGCAGCATAGCCTTCCAGCATTCTCTCACCTCCTCATTTTGAGCATCAATGGCGTCAGGATGGCTGCGAGCAGTATTCCGGTGGAGGTGCTGCCTAAATAGTGGAACAGCAGTGCTATGCTCCCGCCAATAATTGCAGATAGCGGTCTGGAATTCCGGAGATTTGAAATCAGGAGCACGAAGAACAAAGCGGTGAGTGAGAACAACAGGGAAGGGGCCAGAATTTTATTTGAGAGCAAAACTACTCCACTGAGAACTCCAATGACCGTTCCTGAAACCCAGGAAAGATAGGCTCCGACCTCCAGACCCAGCACGAATCTCTCATTCTTTACATCTGATGAATTATCCAGAGATACGGCAAAAACTTCATCTGTCAACCCAAATGCTGTCAGAGCCGGCCTTCTGATCTCAAATTTCTGAGAGAGGATGTAGCCATACACAACGTGCCTCAGATTTAAGATTACCGGGATAACCACAGCGTTTACAAGGGAGTCGGGAAATAATGAAACCAGCGCAAACTGGCTCGCTCCAGCAAATATCAGAACTGATGCGAGAATTGCCTTAACCTTGCCGAACCCCAGCGAAACTGCAACCACTCCAAAGGTCATGGCAACAGGTAGATAACCGATTACTATGGGAAAGCTGGCGACGAGACCCCTTCTGAACATTCTTGCCCATCCTTTATTTCAGAATAAAAATGTGTCTGGCATCGCCGATTTAAAGATAGTTGAACAGATTATCAACAGAAATTTAATTCCTGAAGCCCTGCAATTTCGCTCTTTCGTACTCTTTGTTTATCTTCTCCAGCTCTCTCTCCTCAACGTATGGAATTACTGCACCGCATGAAAGACAGAGCCACGGATACGGGTACACTCCTCCACCAAGCCTCGAAAGACCTTTTCTCCACGGTTCCTTCCAGAAGTATCTGGCATATCCCGCCTGTTTTGTCCTTCCTTTAATCATGATACCCCCACAGAGCGGGCACTTCTTTTCCATGACATGTCAATGAGAGCGCAATTTATTAGTCTTTGTGTATCACATTCAGCATGTACCTCACCGAGCTGATTGAGGAAGCTGCCAGCAACATGCCGAAAGAGAAGATGGTAATAATTGAGGAGGATTTCGTTACAGTCATAGGTGATGTGCATGCAGACATTGAGGCTTTAAATATAATCGAGAAGAAAATTAAAGGTTATGCAATTTTTCTCGGTGATTACGCAGATAGGGGAAAATACCCGATTGAGTGTTACGAGAAAATTCTTAAACTCTTTCTGGAGGAGAGAGCTCTGCTTTTAAGAGGTAACCACGAAAATACGGGTGTTTATCCTCATGAACTCCCATATCAGCTTGAGGAGAGGCTAGGTGAGGAGGGGAGAGAGATCTATGAATTACTTGTTAAAATGT from Archaeoglobus neptunius includes:
- a CDS encoding AzlD domain-containing protein; its protein translation is MLEGYAAVILVAVGTYLTRFLPMIFGERLRGFDRDLIVHSSTAILSALFVTSFVSFPIEAKKEVTGIVALAFVFATYRKWENLGVSVLTGVMAHLVLSYYLSQV
- a CDS encoding AzlC family ABC transporter permease, which translates into the protein MFRRGLVASFPIVIGYLPVAMTFGVVAVSLGFGKVKAILASVLIFAGASQFALVSLFPDSLVNAVVIPVILNLRHVVYGYILSQKFEIRRPALTAFGLTDEVFAVSLDNSSDVKNERFVLGLEVGAYLSWVSGTVIGVLSGVVLLSNKILAPSLLFSLTALFFVLLISNLRNSRPLSAIIGGSIALLFHYLGSTSTGILLAAILTPLMLKMRR
- a CDS encoding C-GCAxxG-C-C family protein; its protein translation is MTSKRDVASTLGKEYEMRNTGCAQSTIAAIFDSLGIWSESVFRAGTGLADGLGLTGDGSCGALVGASMVISYLFPRERENFGDMFRAMKAYRLVKELHDEYVREFGSCRCQDVQKKLMGRSFNLWDPKEFNEAVNSNMMEYCSNVVAWTAGKAVEIIELHREK